One Fontisphaera persica DNA window includes the following coding sequences:
- a CDS encoding ATP-binding protein, whose translation MAALATWFKNLSLARKLAWLTMAMVFMAVGICMLTGLMVEVSSMRREAQQRFTALADVLAQECAACLAFDNAQDAREALSALRQDADIQAAWVLKTDRKVFGEYQRNSTSARPLPTPVTSHVSLFEFHRVIEQPIKLQDKLLGWLVLDCSLHTYWARMGLRAAGMFLTMSLALAVTWLALRRLLRPVMAPILELASLSQQVSQNNNYTLRAPPAGNDEVGQLVTAFNHMLEAVQSRDVELERARATLEQRVQERTAELQREIIERRQIEEELRLSEQRFAQIFRASPLPIILRGLENHRVVEANQSFLQLFGYTREEVLGRTIEELGLNANPAQIKELTEIAKKKGRIREFDIQWRGKGGRAGTGRIFAEVIEWVKEPCLMVMVYDTTQQTKMEHQLRHAQKMEAVGQLAAGVAHDFNNILTIIQANASLGISEPNLDPVIKDCLEQISIAADRAAALTRQLLAFSRKQSMQTREVDLNQLLVDYVRMLQRVVTEKTNVQFNLTPELPPIVADPTMVEQVLTNLALNARDAMPQGGTLTIATEEVEFDQNFAQHHPHARAGRFVRMQVADTGVGIPAELLPRIFDPFFTTKDVGKGSGLGLAAVYGILDLHGGWVEVESEVGRGTTFSVFWPVSTSPQGQPLTANDRTAIRGGNECILLVEDEPAVRGIARHVLKKYGYSVVEAISGKAALRLWPALQENVHMVVTDVVMPDGISGRQLAEELRRSKPWLPVLLISGYSPELAGLDAHQMSGCKFLPKPFKPAELARLVREMIDEAQVGKPGNGKGKGKGNGNGEGQLPGS comes from the coding sequence ATGGCCGCCCTCGCCACATGGTTTAAGAACTTGTCCCTGGCCCGCAAGCTGGCCTGGTTGACCATGGCCATGGTGTTTATGGCAGTTGGTATCTGTATGTTGACGGGTCTGATGGTGGAGGTGTCATCTATGCGCCGCGAAGCCCAGCAACGGTTCACGGCGCTGGCTGATGTCCTGGCCCAGGAATGCGCGGCTTGTCTGGCCTTTGATAATGCACAGGATGCCCGCGAAGCACTTAGTGCCTTGCGCCAGGATGCTGATATTCAAGCGGCCTGGGTCCTCAAAACAGACCGCAAAGTTTTTGGCGAATACCAAAGGAATTCCACCTCTGCCCGGCCCTTGCCGACTCCTGTCACATCGCACGTCTCCCTCTTTGAATTTCATCGGGTTATTGAACAGCCCATCAAGTTACAGGACAAACTTTTGGGCTGGCTGGTCTTGGATTGCAGTCTGCACACCTACTGGGCACGGATGGGCCTCCGTGCCGCGGGAATGTTTTTAACCATGAGCCTTGCCCTAGCTGTCACCTGGCTGGCCCTGCGGCGGCTGCTGCGGCCGGTGATGGCGCCCATTCTGGAATTGGCCTCGTTGTCCCAGCAGGTTTCCCAAAACAACAATTACACCTTGCGCGCCCCCCCGGCGGGCAACGATGAGGTGGGCCAGCTCGTCACCGCCTTCAACCACATGCTCGAGGCCGTGCAATCCCGCGACGTTGAACTGGAGCGGGCGCGGGCCACGCTCGAGCAGCGGGTGCAGGAACGCACTGCGGAATTGCAGCGGGAAATCATCGAGCGCCGCCAGATTGAAGAGGAATTGCGCCTCTCGGAGCAGCGCTTTGCCCAAATCTTCCGTGCTTCTCCGCTACCCATCATCCTGCGCGGTCTGGAGAATCACCGGGTCGTCGAGGCCAATCAAAGTTTTCTCCAGTTGTTTGGCTACACGCGGGAGGAGGTGTTGGGCCGCACCATTGAGGAACTGGGATTAAACGCCAATCCCGCCCAAATCAAGGAACTGACCGAAATCGCCAAGAAGAAGGGGCGCATCCGCGAATTTGACATTCAATGGCGCGGCAAGGGGGGACGCGCGGGCACAGGGCGGATATTTGCTGAGGTGATAGAGTGGGTCAAGGAGCCTTGCTTGATGGTGATGGTTTATGACACCACCCAGCAGACCAAGATGGAGCACCAGTTGCGCCACGCGCAAAAGATGGAAGCCGTGGGCCAACTGGCCGCCGGCGTGGCGCATGACTTTAACAACATTCTCACCATCATCCAGGCCAACGCTTCGCTGGGCATCAGCGAACCCAACTTGGACCCGGTGATCAAGGATTGTTTGGAGCAAATCAGCATCGCTGCGGACCGGGCGGCCGCGCTGACCCGGCAGTTGCTGGCCTTCAGCCGGAAGCAGTCCATGCAGACCCGCGAGGTGGACTTGAACCAGTTGCTGGTGGATTACGTGCGCATGTTGCAACGGGTGGTCACGGAAAAAACCAACGTCCAGTTCAATCTGACTCCGGAGCTTCCTCCCATCGTGGCCGATCCCACCATGGTGGAGCAGGTGTTGACCAACTTGGCCTTGAACGCGCGCGATGCCATGCCGCAGGGGGGGACGCTGACCATTGCCACCGAGGAGGTGGAATTCGACCAGAATTTTGCGCAACACCATCCGCACGCCCGGGCGGGGCGTTTTGTGCGGATGCAGGTGGCGGATACCGGGGTCGGCATCCCGGCGGAATTGCTGCCGCGCATCTTTGACCCCTTCTTCACCACCAAAGACGTGGGCAAAGGCTCCGGTCTGGGTCTGGCGGCGGTGTACGGCATCCTGGATTTGCATGGCGGCTGGGTGGAAGTGGAGAGCGAGGTGGGCCGGGGCACCACCTTCAGCGTGTTCTGGCCGGTGTCCACCAGCCCGCAAGGCCAGCCGTTGACGGCAAATGACCGGACGGCCATCCGGGGCGGCAATGAATGCATCTTGTTGGTGGAGGATGAACCCGCCGTCCGCGGCATCGCCCGCCACGTGTTGAAGAAATATGGTTATTCGGTGGTGGAAGCCATCAGTGGCAAGGCGGCCTTGCGCCTCTGGCCGGCGTTGCAGGAGAATGTGCACATGGTGGTCACCGATGTGGTCATGCCGGACGGCATCTCCGGCCGGCAATTGGCCGAGGAATTGCGCCGCTCCAAGCCCTGGTTGCCGGTGTTGCTCATCAGCGGCTACAGTCCGGAACTGGCCGGTTTGGATGCGCATCAGATGTCCGGCTGCAAATTCCTGCCCAAGCCGTTCAAACCTGCGGAATTAGCCCGCCTGGTGCGCGAGATGATTGACGAAGCTCAAGTCGGCAAACCGGGCAATGGCAAGGGCAAGGGCAAGGGAAATGGCAACGGCGAAGGTCAACTCCCTGGTTCATGA
- a CDS encoding ArsR/SmtB family transcription factor codes for MNNTPKPADFKRQALVFKALAHPGRLLMVTELSKGERCVCELAKLVGSEMPTVSRHLSLLKHAGIVEDEKRGTQVFYRLVTPCVMNFFQCLAAVQEGRK; via the coding sequence ATGAACAATACGCCCAAACCGGCGGATTTTAAGCGACAAGCCCTCGTCTTCAAGGCCCTGGCGCATCCCGGGCGCCTGCTCATGGTCACGGAATTGTCCAAAGGCGAGCGCTGTGTGTGCGAGCTGGCCAAACTGGTCGGCAGCGAGATGCCCACCGTTTCCCGTCATCTTTCTTTATTGAAACATGCGGGCATTGTGGAGGATGAAAAACGGGGGACGCAGGTCTTTTACCGGCTGGTGACGCCTTGCGTGATGAACTTTTTCCAATGCTTAGCGGCCGTGCAAGAGGGGCGGAAATAA
- a CDS encoding permease, protein MSSIKLQVESAGEVRGKEMKILAAFLAAFLLLYFLPVEEPRVERAWQEGLAMTGWYAREHVLLCLIPALFIAGGISVFVNQAAVMRYLGPAAPKPLAYGVASVSGSILAVCSCTVLPLFGGIWQRGAGLGPAIAFLYSGPAINILAVILTARVLGWSLGVGRAVGAVWFSVVIGLGMHLLFRREERARARASARLPRPEARRSLAQNAGFFSLMAAVLIFANWSKPAETTGWVAAVHEWKWALTALSAAGLGVVLGLWFGFAWRSLAITAAGVAILAWSFPASPAVAFAAGSAGLAILCWRHPGEGRAWLDATWALAKQIFPLLLAGVFAAGVLLGRPGHEGLIPSAWVQQAVGGNSLWANAAAAVVGAFMYFATLTEVPILQGLLGSGMGQGPALALLLAGPALSLPSMLVLRQILGTRKTVAYVVMVIVFATVSGLLFGALRTP, encoded by the coding sequence ATGTCTTCCATTAAATTGCAGGTTGAGTCAGCCGGCGAAGTACGCGGCAAGGAGATGAAAATCCTCGCCGCGTTTTTGGCGGCATTTCTGCTTTTGTATTTTCTGCCGGTGGAGGAGCCGCGGGTGGAGCGGGCCTGGCAGGAGGGCCTGGCCATGACCGGGTGGTATGCTCGGGAGCACGTGCTCCTGTGTCTCATTCCGGCCCTGTTCATCGCGGGCGGCATCAGTGTCTTTGTCAATCAGGCGGCGGTGATGCGGTATCTGGGGCCGGCGGCGCCCAAGCCCCTGGCTTATGGCGTGGCCTCGGTTTCCGGCAGCATTTTGGCCGTATGCTCCTGCACCGTGCTGCCGCTTTTTGGCGGCATCTGGCAGCGCGGAGCCGGGCTGGGGCCAGCCATTGCGTTTTTGTATTCCGGGCCGGCCATCAACATCCTGGCGGTCATTTTAACGGCGCGGGTTTTGGGCTGGTCCCTTGGCGTGGGCCGGGCGGTGGGGGCGGTGTGGTTCAGCGTGGTGATTGGTTTGGGCATGCATCTGTTATTCCGCCGCGAGGAACGCGCCCGCGCCCGGGCATCCGCACGCCTGCCGCGTCCGGAGGCAAGGCGGTCCCTGGCGCAAAATGCCGGTTTTTTTTCGCTCATGGCTGCGGTGCTAATCTTTGCCAATTGGAGCAAGCCGGCAGAAACAACTGGATGGGTGGCGGCGGTGCATGAATGGAAATGGGCTTTAACTGCGCTCAGTGCCGCGGGGTTGGGCGTGGTTTTGGGGCTGTGGTTTGGCTTCGCGTGGCGGAGTTTGGCCATCACGGCGGCAGGAGTCGCCATCCTGGCCTGGTCTTTTCCCGCCTCGCCCGCCGTGGCTTTTGCTGCGGGCAGCGCCGGCCTGGCAATCTTGTGTTGGCGGCATCCGGGCGAAGGCCGCGCCTGGCTGGATGCCACCTGGGCGCTGGCCAAACAGATTTTTCCCTTGTTGCTGGCAGGGGTGTTTGCGGCGGGCGTTCTCCTGGGGCGGCCGGGGCACGAAGGGCTGATTCCCTCGGCCTGGGTACAACAGGCGGTGGGCGGCAATTCTCTATGGGCCAATGCTGCCGCGGCCGTGGTGGGAGCTTTCATGTATTTTGCGACCCTGACCGAGGTCCCCATCCTGCAGGGTTTGTTGGGATCAGGGATGGGGCAAGGCCCGGCGCTGGCGCTGCTGTTGGCTGGACCCGCGTTGTCGCTGCCCAGCATGCTGGTATTGCGCCAGATTCTGGGGACGCGGAAAACGGTGGCCTATGTGGTCATGGTCATCGTTTTTGCAACGGTCAGCGGCCTGCTTTTTGGCGCGTTAAGGACCCCTTGA
- a CDS encoding YfiR family protein, translating into MWVNGHKFTTAKVALHRRGGWLLLCALLNGEPLPAAEPAGPTAAELKAAVVCQLTKFVEWPEPPSTNAPLVIGVVGESPLITALERLLQSAQNSFSGSLTIQKLVPSLSRSNAASCHLVVLGERLPERSMTSIIETLRGQGILTISDAQGFTRHGGMVGLGMEDQRVQIEVNLAACERARIRFSSRLLRQVKIVSPPAPKSP; encoded by the coding sequence ATGTGGGTCAATGGGCACAAGTTCACGACAGCAAAAGTCGCTCTCCACCGGCGGGGGGGATGGTTGTTGCTCTGCGCGCTGTTGAACGGGGAGCCGTTGCCGGCCGCTGAACCCGCCGGACCCACGGCCGCTGAATTGAAAGCCGCCGTGGTGTGTCAGTTGACCAAATTTGTGGAATGGCCTGAGCCGCCGTCCACCAACGCGCCCCTGGTCATCGGCGTGGTGGGCGAAAGCCCCCTAATCACCGCTTTGGAGCGCCTGTTGCAGTCGGCCCAAAACTCATTCAGCGGGTCATTGACAATTCAGAAACTAGTCCCTAGCTTATCCCGTTCAAACGCAGCTTCGTGCCATCTGGTGGTACTGGGTGAGCGTTTGCCGGAGCGCTCCATGACCTCCATCATCGAGACCCTGAGAGGCCAGGGCATTCTTACAATAAGTGATGCCCAGGGATTCACCCGCCATGGGGGCATGGTAGGATTGGGCATGGAGGACCAACGGGTACAAATTGAGGTCAACCTGGCCGCCTGTGAGCGGGCGCGCATTCGGTTCAGCTCCCGCCTGCTGCGGCAGGTCAAAATTGTTTCCCCGCCCGCCCCGAAGTCGCCTTAA
- a CDS encoding 3-keto-disaccharide hydrolase has protein sequence MRMKLYLGLAAVVAVLGGWGCATAPRGGAAPSLTAGANGDFPGWRSFSEQSDTALAAVWRMETNGVLTCRGTPKGYLFTEKDYTNFKIELEWRLPPGATQNHGGILVRLTGAHSIWPRSLEFQLNQGQAGDFWGLRGFVFTGPEDRYRVLTDTPFGTLRHLRRFRDMEKPAGQWNRFEAVVQGDTAVQKINGVTVNRAVGCDVVAGKIALTAEGEEIQFRNVRITPLP, from the coding sequence ATGAGGATGAAACTTTATTTGGGTCTGGCGGCGGTGGTCGCGGTGTTGGGCGGGTGGGGTTGTGCCACGGCTCCCCGCGGCGGCGCAGCGCCCAGTTTGACGGCCGGAGCCAATGGCGACTTTCCCGGCTGGCGGTCTTTTAGTGAACAAAGCGACACTGCCCTGGCGGCTGTGTGGCGGATGGAGACCAACGGGGTGCTCACCTGCCGGGGCACTCCCAAGGGGTACCTTTTTACGGAAAAAGACTACACCAACTTCAAAATCGAGCTGGAATGGCGGCTGCCCCCCGGCGCGACGCAGAACCACGGCGGCATCCTGGTGCGGCTGACGGGCGCCCACAGCATCTGGCCCCGCAGCCTCGAGTTTCAGTTGAATCAGGGCCAGGCAGGGGACTTCTGGGGGCTGCGCGGTTTTGTATTCACCGGCCCGGAAGACCGTTATCGTGTGCTGACCGACACTCCCTTTGGCACGCTCCGGCATCTGCGGCGTTTTCGCGACATGGAAAAACCGGCCGGGCAGTGGAATCGTTTTGAGGCGGTGGTCCAGGGGGATACGGCCGTCCAAAAAATCAACGGGGTAACGGTCAATCGCGCGGTGGGCTGCGATGTGGTGGCCGGCAAAATTGCGCTGACTGCGGAAGGGGAGGAAATCCAATTCCGCAATGTCCGCATCACGCCCCTGCCTTGA
- a CDS encoding TonB-dependent receptor plug domain-containing protein, whose amino-acid sequence MAAPMVADTNPPAPATAGGPALLELELEQLLQMRAATVEGASRRRQPTREAPSAVTLLTAEDIQKNGWRTLSDALNSVPGLYTTNDRDFWYLGARGFNRPGDYNSRYLLLINGHRLNNAIYDSAPIGPEFPVDLDLIERIEVIPGPGAAMYGNNAFFGVINVITKKGRDIGGMEASASMGSHVSGHGRFTYGQYFTNSGVELLLSGDYGYDPGPRQLTFTDATGKVWTSRRRDSVETARFFSSLSWRDWSLSAAVSRAPNGIPSGVYASDPGDPRAEWEEQYGYLEVKWDHSWDEDRRLTARGYYNYYRYLGWYPYGGIRADDRAVGQDYGAEVQFNAKLWERHVLTLGANLHHAFHQDQSYEDETGFIYLNDHQDHWLAGGFAQVEWLLHRTLRLNTGGRLDYHSRHGAEANPRLSLIYQPWQRTTFKALYGTAYRAPSVFEMYYGFDGGYVINPALRPETITTYELVWEQQFTRRLALRMSAYYYCIEELISMEPQPGTGYLQFQNLDHVRATGLETALEYRLPHGWRWRGSYAVQRNRMRGVMMDNSPQHLVKNHLSIPLYRDRWWLNAECLYSSDTTTGMPGVEANDYWLLNLTLWSRPLGKNLEFSASVYNVLGHKYAYPVGDEYWANSGPLMEFSGREFRVKFTYRF is encoded by the coding sequence GTGGCCGCTCCCATGGTGGCGGATACCAATCCTCCGGCTCCGGCAACGGCAGGAGGGCCTGCGCTATTGGAACTGGAGCTCGAGCAGTTGCTGCAAATGCGGGCGGCCACGGTGGAAGGGGCCTCACGTCGGCGGCAACCCACTCGTGAAGCGCCTTCGGCGGTGACCCTTTTGACCGCCGAGGATATTCAGAAGAATGGCTGGCGCACATTGTCGGATGCTTTGAACAGTGTGCCCGGGTTGTACACCACCAATGACCGGGATTTCTGGTACCTGGGAGCGCGCGGCTTCAACCGGCCCGGAGATTATAATTCCCGTTACCTCCTGCTCATCAACGGGCACCGTTTGAACAACGCCATTTACGACAGCGCGCCCATTGGGCCGGAGTTTCCCGTGGACTTGGACTTGATTGAGCGCATTGAGGTAATTCCCGGCCCTGGAGCGGCGATGTATGGCAACAACGCCTTTTTTGGGGTCATCAATGTTATCACTAAAAAAGGCCGGGACATCGGCGGCATGGAAGCCTCAGCCAGCATGGGCAGCCATGTCTCCGGCCATGGACGCTTTACTTACGGCCAGTATTTTACCAATTCCGGGGTGGAACTGCTGCTCTCGGGCGACTATGGCTACGACCCCGGACCCCGGCAATTGACCTTCACCGACGCCACCGGCAAGGTCTGGACTTCGCGGCGGCGAGACTCCGTGGAAACGGCGCGCTTTTTTAGCTCACTAAGCTGGCGGGACTGGTCCTTGAGCGCCGCCGTCAGCCGTGCACCCAATGGCATTCCCAGCGGGGTTTATGCCAGTGATCCAGGGGATCCCCGGGCAGAATGGGAGGAGCAATATGGATATCTGGAGGTCAAGTGGGATCACTCGTGGGATGAGGACAGGCGGCTGACGGCCCGGGGTTATTACAACTATTATCGCTACCTTGGCTGGTATCCTTACGGGGGCATTCGCGCCGACGATCGAGCGGTTGGCCAGGATTATGGCGCGGAGGTCCAATTCAACGCCAAGTTATGGGAGCGCCATGTGCTCACGCTGGGAGCCAACCTCCACCATGCCTTTCATCAGGACCAGTCTTATGAGGACGAAACGGGCTTCATCTACCTGAATGATCATCAAGACCATTGGCTGGCGGGTGGCTTTGCCCAAGTGGAATGGCTGTTGCACCGCACCCTGCGGCTCAACACCGGCGGGCGCCTGGATTATCACAGCCGGCACGGAGCGGAGGCGAATCCGCGGCTGTCCCTGATTTATCAACCGTGGCAGCGGACAACTTTCAAGGCCCTGTATGGCACGGCATACCGGGCGCCCAGCGTGTTTGAAATGTACTACGGCTTTGATGGCGGTTATGTCATTAATCCGGCCCTGCGCCCGGAAACCATCACTACCTACGAGCTGGTGTGGGAGCAGCAGTTTACGCGGCGGCTGGCTTTGCGGATGTCCGCCTATTATTACTGCATCGAGGAATTAATTTCCATGGAGCCCCAGCCTGGCACCGGCTACCTGCAATTCCAAAACCTGGACCATGTGCGGGCCACCGGCCTGGAAACCGCCTTGGAATACCGGCTGCCGCACGGCTGGCGCTGGCGCGGCAGTTACGCGGTGCAACGCAACCGCATGCGGGGGGTGATGATGGATAATTCACCGCAACACCTGGTCAAAAACCACCTCTCCATCCCCCTTTACCGGGATCGTTGGTGGCTCAATGCCGAATGCCTTTACTCCAGCGACACCACCACCGGCATGCCGGGGGTCGAGGCCAACGACTATTGGCTCTTGAATCTGACACTGTGGAGCCGGCCCTTGGGCAAAAACCTGGAATTTTCCGCCAGTGTTTACAATGTGTTAGGGCATAAATATGCCTATCCGGTGGGGGACGAGTACTGGGCCAATTCCGGCCCTTTGATGGAGTTCTCAGGCCGTGAATTTCGGGTGAAGTTCACGTATCGCTTTTGA
- a CDS encoding exo-beta-N-acetylmuramidase NamZ family protein, translating to MASVTAPAAASRPPRDTPPPAPRRVLNGIDVLKREGFAPLRGLRIGLITNHTGTDRQRNPTIDLLYQAPGVKLVALFSPEHGLRGTLDEKVADGVDSRTGLPVYSLYGTRQKPAPEQLKNLDALVFDIQDIGCRFYTYISTLGLCLEAAANAGLKFFVLDRVNPIGGVLIEGPVYRGEPQFVAFHALPIRHGLTVGELARLFKQERGWHVDLAVVPVEGWRREDWYDTTGLPWINPSPNMRSLTQAALYPGVGLLEFAVSVGRGTDTPFEVVGAPYINDVELAEALNQAGLPGIRFIPVQFTPTASVFKGQRCGGVNLLVTDRHRLRPVEVGMLLIQTLYRLYPKDFAIEKVHTLLLDRDVLEAIRAGRPLAEIRQSWQPALEEFARRRQGVLLY from the coding sequence ATGGCCTCCGTTACTGCTCCGGCGGCTGCGTCCCGGCCGCCGCGGGACACTCCTCCCCCCGCGCCGCGGCGCGTGCTCAATGGCATAGACGTGCTCAAGCGGGAAGGATTTGCGCCTTTGCGCGGGCTGCGGATTGGTCTGATTACCAATCACACCGGCACGGACCGGCAGCGCAATCCCACGATTGACCTGCTGTATCAGGCTCCGGGCGTAAAACTGGTTGCCCTCTTCAGTCCCGAGCACGGGTTGCGGGGCACGCTGGATGAAAAAGTGGCGGACGGCGTGGACAGCCGCACCGGCCTGCCGGTGTACAGCCTCTATGGGACGCGCCAAAAACCGGCGCCGGAACAATTGAAAAACCTGGATGCGCTGGTATTTGACATTCAGGACATTGGCTGCCGTTTTTACACTTACATTTCCACGCTGGGTTTGTGTCTGGAGGCGGCCGCCAACGCCGGGCTTAAGTTCTTTGTGCTGGACCGCGTCAATCCGATTGGCGGGGTGCTCATCGAGGGGCCGGTGTATCGCGGGGAGCCGCAGTTCGTGGCTTTCCATGCGCTGCCCATTCGCCACGGGTTGACGGTGGGCGAGCTGGCGCGGTTGTTCAAGCAGGAGCGCGGCTGGCATGTGGATTTGGCGGTGGTCCCCGTGGAGGGCTGGCGGCGGGAGGATTGGTATGATACCACCGGCCTGCCGTGGATTAATCCCTCGCCCAACATGCGCTCCCTGACGCAGGCCGCGCTGTATCCGGGCGTGGGCCTGCTGGAGTTTGCCGTATCTGTGGGCCGGGGCACGGACACCCCCTTTGAAGTGGTGGGAGCGCCGTACATCAACGATGTGGAGCTGGCGGAGGCGTTGAATCAGGCCGGTCTGCCGGGAATCCGCTTCATTCCCGTGCAATTCACACCCACGGCCAGTGTCTTCAAGGGACAACGCTGCGGCGGAGTGAATCTGCTGGTCACAGACCGCCACCGCTTGCGCCCGGTGGAAGTGGGGATGCTCCTTATCCAGACGCTTTACCGGCTTTATCCCAAGGATTTCGCCATCGAAAAAGTCCACACGCTGCTGCTGGACCGCGACGTGCTGGAGGCCATCCGGGCTGGACGCCCGCTGGCTGAAATCCGCCAAAGCTGGCAGCCCGCCCTGGAGGAGTTTGCGCGGCGGCGCCAGGGTGTGCTGCTCTATTGA